ACAAATGATATTAATAGTTATTACCAAAGAATTTAAGCTTAAAAACAAAAAAAGAACCGATGACAGCCGGTATCATCAGATTAACAAACCATATCAATGCAGCTGCAGACATAATTGCTATTTCCTGATTTGTAATAAATCCGAAAAAATAAGCCGCAGTCATTCCTCTGACTCCAAAATCAAGCAAATCTAACGAAGGTAAAGCAGACTGCACAAAAAATAATATAAATACCAGCAAAATACATTGATATATTGCAATTTCGGGAACCAAAAGTTTTATCACCAATAAATACTGAGAGGTGAATACTGCAAACCTTAGAATACTGTAAAATATAATTAAGCACAATTCATACCTGGTGTAGGTCTCCAATATTTCAGAAAATCGCCTAAATTTCTTTAAAAAGCCTACGCCACCTATCAAACTGTTTAGCCAATGTATGTTAAAATAAAATACGACAAAGAATGAGCAATAAACCAGCGCAATAAAAGCGATAACAATAAAAAC
This genomic interval from Pseudopedobacter saltans DSM 12145 contains the following:
- a CDS encoding lysylphosphatidylglycerol synthase domain-containing protein translates to MATDKKKILSYLIKFAVLVLAAVFIYKKLSNNQNLRDFADLIKGLDITKVRISLFGVLLLMFLNWFIESIKWEYIIRKVEKISLWRSIESVFCGLTWAVFTPNRIGEYGGRVFFLPNTKRIKGVVAMSVGHIAQMVLTNIFGAIAILWFINTFQKLDVWVFIVIAFIALVYCSFFVVFYFNIHWLNSLIGGVGFLKKFRRFSEILETYTRYELCLIIFYSILRFAVFTSQYLLVIKLLVPEIAIYQCILLVFILFFVQSALPSLDLLDFGVRGMTAAYFFGFITNQEIAIMSAAALIWFVNLMIPAVIGSFFVFKLKFFGNNY